From one Drosophila subpulchrella strain 33 F10 #4 breed RU33 chromosome 3L, RU_Dsub_v1.1 Primary Assembly, whole genome shotgun sequence genomic stretch:
- the LOC119554399 gene encoding talin-2 isoform X3, translating to MSTLSLRIQLEGGRVTKTIQFQPNTTVFDACKVIRDKFAEAVQGQPSEYGLFISDEQNQQGVWLEPGRTLGYYILHNQDTLEYRRKTRTLRVRMLDGAVKTILVDDSQPVSQLMVVICTKIGITNHEEYGLVREDNEAQNENLPDNKFGTLTLKRKIMEKDRDAKMESLRKKLKTDDEMNWVDVSRTLREQGIDEAETVLLRRRFFFSDQNIDSRDPVQLNLLYVQARDAILDGTHPVTQDKACEFAGIQVHIQFGPHNEAKHKTGFLDLKDFLPQSYVRTKGIEKKIFSEHRKHADLSEIDAKVLYTKTARELPTYGVTFFLVKEKMNGKNKLVPRLLGVTKDSVLRLDEHTKEILISWPLTTVRRWGASPNTFTLDFGDYANQYYSVQTTEAEQIVQLIAGYIDIILKKKQTKDHFGIEGDEGSTMVEESVAPSKATFLQHETNRLEQLNVESLAHPGIMRPYDGERSYMQNEVQTVQYGAFVGQVNHAHQPPSTKEVRISSVNLTEPQRALLGYISAGQDVLIRADEELRTKAPIQELGSDLRSIEWRENTLDTSKQAVSSHVATMSAATAQIITASHPDEVDTEAISASVSQIAQTIPEVTKEVRLIAALMENDTNGDQLLEAARNLCNAFSDLLKAAEPESKEPPQHLINAASRVGEATTHVLSTIAEEEVPENRDLHDMLLALAKAVANTTAALVLRAKNIAASCEDEQARNRVIGAASQCALATSQLVACAKVVAPTLHNAACREQLEAAARNVARAVNSLCEVCNEASNDPKLKADLLAAARDVSKSLTDMLEHVKLSSREHANRTSTELSPVENVIIGTDILVSTHDPQEMVRHARTLGQTTAQLIQSIKGEADQQQDADLKRHLLSAAKQLADATTKLVEAARLCSSNPHDSDNQNALRRAAEELREITTTAANTPAMKRGLIQRLEFCSKQAASAATQCISAAQNAVQHSQDHQTKETLLQDCKRVADTIPRLVTSLKTTRAQPDDPNAQLNLIEAAEQFIEPALQVSKSSRALQPTVTDIPSSTQLSKGALHLGQCVSELHSVAQRARDACGGQELESALEEVRKLHDVLDDTRQAALAGQLRPLPGQTVENTADELRKSAKNVGIALSQLLSSVLHNQRSYAGAAGRDTALALGDFTRSVHGVAATTQNPAIIDCADDVVTSSARLIEQAQRTLQGASNPEALTQAGREVTGALSATVDCIPGQREVDVALRNVSDLSEILSMSEFPPSGRPYATLQSELKQVAEQLSSSGGEIVVSYASPALLAESSQNFAANYRDLLSVSMEMAGQTQEEEVRSQMIESLRHVSTQSCSLLSTAKSIAADPGQPNAKNLLHAAARGVTESINQLVDASIQSAPGQKECDNAMRNIEALRLMLDYPHEPINELGYFDCVEQATGKSRNLGYAISEMINNAKQSQHVEFSQSVNNVNDSIQGLIESSSQAAYLIGVSHPSSVAGRPGIIDQAQLTWAYQGIRQHCDIVSSQQSTKPQMISALTVIAKHTSYLCSICRQASMNTSNPVAKNEFIVLAKQVATATSDLVQAIKAIEEQPASGSRERLVDPLLEAVKAVRQYASSPEFSSVPAKISAEGRKAQEPVIQAGRGVIDGVVEMVKAAKSLALSPDNPPVWQQLSMHSTPVSESVKRLVDNIRDKAPGQAQCEQVLHTLGTCTRELDSCALAVNAQGLSQRRDNNLHGFSGQTMNSASELVDKLEPIRVAGKNNAEQLGHAVGEISRYVVPMVNGAIGACTHIVHSQQQMSLIQQTRSVVESAITLVQSAKDSAGNPRATHAHPRLDDAIDGTREAIQELQQTVEKINAETGIVTGLMEQVNRSITRLTDKRQSLLNASYSDTFVDYQTRMVARAKEIASLANEMNAKSSVEPAALPQLAVDMTQHYQQLTQDSVGASTTTSSPDVAMRIRTTVIDLGRSVSSMIQSSAGGARPNDVGAQKDIARNAREVSEKVAQVLAALQAGSRGTQACINAAHTVSGIIGDLDTTIMFATAGTLHSDGDGSFADHREHILQTAKALVEDTKVLVTGAAGTQDQLANAAQNAVSTITQLAEAVKRGACSLGSTQPDSQVMVINAVKDVASALGDLINCTKLASGKSINDPSMQGLKESARTLQDVCQTAAHNGHSETNPQSEMRSGSHILLLGSSGIDIMAN from the exons GTGTTCGTATGTTGGATGGCGCTGTGAAGACCATCCTGGTGGATGACTCCCAGCCGGTGTCGCAGCTTATGGTGGTCATCTGcaccaagatcggcatcaccaATCACGAGGAATACGGATTGGTGCGCGAGGACAACGAGGCGCAGAACGAGAATCTGCCGGACAACAAGTTCGGCACCCTGACCCTCAAGCGCAAAATCATGGAGAAGGATCGTGATGCCAAAATGGAGAGTTTGCGCAAGAAACTGAAGACGGATGATGAAA TGAACTGGGTGGATGTGAGTCGCACCTTAAGGGAGCAAGGCATAGACGAAGCAGAAACTGTTTTGCTGCGCCGTCGCTTTTTCTTTTCGGATCAGAATATCGATTCCCGAGACCCCGTGCAATTGAATTTGCTGTATGTGCAAGCCAGGGACGCCATTCTGGATGGCACCCATCCTGTGACCCAAGATAAAG CTTGCGAATTCGCTGGCATCCAAGTGCATATTCAATTTGGACCGCACAATGAGGCCAAGCACAAGACCGGATTCTTAGA TTTAAAGGACTTCCTGCCTCAGTCGTATGTGCGCACCAAGGGAATCGAGAAGAAAATCTTTTCGGAGCACCGAAAGCATGCGGATCTTTCCGAAATCGACGCCAAAGTCCTGTACACCAAGACCGCCCGGGAGTTGCCCACCTACGGCGTAACCTTCTTTCTGGTCAAGGAGAAGATGAATGGCAAGAACAAGCTGGTTCCCCGTCTGCTGGGTGTGACCAAGGATTCGGTTCTGCGTCTGGACGAGCACACCAAAGAGATTCTCATCTCGTGGCCCTTGACCACAGTACGCCGTTGGGGCGCCTCGCCGAACACCTTCACCCTGGACTTTGGCGACTACGCCAATCAATACTACTCGGTGCAAACGACAGAGGCCGAGCAGATTGTGCAGCTCATTGCTGGCTACATCGACATTATTCTCAAGAAGAAACAGACCAAGGATCATTTCGGTATCGAGGGCGATGAGGGTTCCACCATGGTGGAGGAGTCAGTGGCACCTTCCAA gGCCACCTTCTTGCAACACGAAACGAATCGCTTGGAGCAACTTAATGTGGAGAGCTTGGCTCATCCTGGAATTATGCGTCCTTATGACG GCGAGCGCTCTTATATGCAGAACGAAGTGCAGACCGTGCAGTATGGTGCCTTCGTCGGCCAGGTGAACCATGCCCACCAGCCGCCCTCG ACTAAGGAAGTTCGCATTAGTTCTGTGAATCTGACGGAGCCACAGCGAGCCCTGCTTGGTTACATATCCGCTGGCCAGGATGTCTTGATTCGCGCTGACGAAGAGCTGCGCACTAAG GCACCCATTCAGGAGCTGGGCAGTGATCTGCGTTCCATTGAGTGGCGAGAGAACACCTTGGACACTTCCAAGCAGGCGGTGAGCAGTCATGTGGCCACCATGAGTGCGGCCACTGCTCAGATTATCACCGCCTCTCATCCAGATGAAGTTGACACAGAGGCCATTTCGGCTTCTGTCTCCCAGATTGCCCAAACAATTCCCGAGGTGACCAAGGAAGTTCGTCTGATTGCCGCGTTGATGGAGAATGACACCAATGGTGATCAATTGCTGGAGGCTGCCCGCAACTTGTGCAACGCCTTCAGTGATCTCCTTAAGGCAGCCGAGCCGGAGAGCAAGGAGCCGCCACAACATCTGATTAATGCAGCCAGTCGAGTGGGCGAGGCTACCACCCATGTGCTGAGCACTATTGCCGAAGAGGAAGTGCCCGAAAACCGTGACCTCCACGACATGCTACTGGCTTTGGCCAAGGCGGTGGCCAACACCACTGCTGCCCTTGTGCTGCGGGCCAAGAACATTGCCGCCAGCTGTGAGGATGAACAGGCCAGGAATCGGGTGATTGGAGCTGCCAGTCAGTGTGCCCTGGCCACCAGTCAATTGGTGGCCTGTGCCAAGGTGGTGGCACCTACTCTGCACAATGCTGCCTGTCGGGAGCAATTGGAGGCGGCAGCCAGGAACGTAGCCAGAGCCGTCAACTCTTTATGCGAGGTCTGCAACGAGGCCAGCAACGATCCCAAGCTAAAGGCCGATCTCCTGGCAGCTGCCCGTGATGTGTCCAAGAGCCTCACCGATATGCTGGAGCACGTGAAGCTGAGCTCCAGGGAGCATGCCAATCGCACCAGCACCGAACTGAGTCCCGTAGAGAACGTGATTATCGGCACCGACATCCTGGTGTCCACTCACGATCCCCAGGAGATGGTGCGACACGCCCGTACCCTTGGTCAAACCACTGCACAGCTTATCCAGAGCATCAAGGGTGAGGCAGACCAGCAGCAGGATGCGGACTTGAAGCGTCATCTGTTGTCTGCCGCCAAGCAGCTGGCTGATGCCACCACCAAGTTGGTAGAGGCCGCTCGTCTCTGCTCCTCGAACCCTCATGATTCGGACAACCAAAACGCTTTGCGTAGGGCGGCAGAGGAGCTTCGCGAGATCACCACCACGGCGGCCAACACGCCGGCAATGAAGCGAGGACTCATTCAGCGACTGGAATTCTGTTCCAAACAAGCAGCCTCAGCAGCAACCCAGTGCATCTCGGCGGCACAGAACGCCGTGCAGCACAGCCAGGACCATCAGACCAAGGAGACCCTATTGCAGGATTGCAAGCGAGTGGCGGACACCATCCCGCGACTGGTCACCTCGCTGAAGACAACCCGTGCGCAACCCGATGATCCCAATGCCCAATTAAATCTTATCGAGGCGGCGGAGCAGTTCATCGAACCAGCACTGCAGGTGTCAAAATCTTCGAGAGCCCTTCAGCCCACAGTGACTGACATTCCCTCGTCTACCCAACTATCCAAGGGTGCCCTGCACTTGGGGCAATGTGTTTCTGAGTTGCATTCGGTAGCCCAGCGTGCTCGTGACGCGTGTGGTGGTCAGGAACTTGAGTCAGCTTTAGAAGAGGTGCGCAAACTGCACGATGTCTTGGACGACACTCGTCAGGCGGCTCTTGCCGGTCAACTGCGTCCATTGCCGGGACAAACTGTGGAAAATACGGccgatgagctaaggaaatccGCGAAGAATGTAGGCATCGCCTTGAGCCAGCTGCTGTCCTCTGTACTGCACAACCAACGTAGCTATGCTGGAGCTGCAGGTCGAGACACTGCTCTGGCCCTGGGAGACTTTACCAGGAGCGTTCACGGAGTGGCGGCCACTACACAGAACCCGGCGATCATCGACTGTGCGGATGATGTAGTCACCAGCTCGGCGCGACTCATCGAGCAGGCGCAGCGCACCTTGCAGGGTGCATCCAACCCAGAAGCCTTGACCCAGGCTGGACGAGAAGTGACCGGAGCACTCTCCGCCACCGTGGATTGCATTCCCGGACAGCGAGAAGTGGATGTGGCCTTGAGAAACGTCAGCGATCTGAGTGAGATCCTATCAATGAGCGAGTTCCCGCCTTCGGGACGTCCATATGCCACTCTTCAGTCAGAACTTAAACAAGTGGCGGAGCAGTTGAGCAGCTCTGGTGGCGAGATTGTGGTCTCGTATGCCTCACCAGCTCTGCTGGCCGAGAGCAGCCAGAATTTTGCAGCCAACTACCGGGACCTATTGTCCGTCAGCATGGAGATGGCCGGTCAGACACAGGAGGAAGAAGTCCGCTCCCAGATGATCGAGTCCCTGAGACACGTGTCCACTCAATCGTGCTCTCTCCTTTCGACGGCCAAGTCTATTGCCGCCGATCCCGGCCAGCCGAATGCTAAGAACTTGTTGCATGCCGCCGCCCGAGGTGTTACCGAGAGTATCAATCAGTTGGTGGATGCCAGCATCCAATCCGCTCCGGGACAAAAGGAATGCGACAACGCAATGCGCAACATTGAAGCCTTGCGTCTGATGCTGGACTATCCCCATGAACCCATCAACGAGCTGGGATACTTCGATTGCGTGGAGCAGGCCACTGGAAAGTCTAGAAACCTGGGCTATGCCATCTCCGAGATGATCAACAATGCCAAGCAATCGCAGCATGTGGAGTTCAGTCAATCGGTTAACAATGTTAATGACTCCATCCAGGGATTGATTGAGAGCTCGTCGCAGGCAGCCTATTTGATTGGTGTCTCGCATCCTTCGAGCGTAGCCGGTAGACCAGGAATTATTGACCAGGCCCAGCTGACTTGGGCCTACCAGGGAATCCGACAGCACTGTGACATTGTGAGCAGCCAGCAGTCCACCAAGCCGCAGATGATCTCTGCCCTCACGGTGATTGCCAAGCACACCAGCTATCTGTGCTCCATTTGTCGTCAGGCCTCGATGAACACCTCGAACCCCGTGGCCAAGAATGAGTTTATTGTGCTCGCCAAGCAGGTGGCCACGGCCACTTCGGACTTGGTGCAGGCCATTAAGGCTATTGAGGAGCAACCGGCCAGCGGAAGTCGCGAGCGTCTAGTGGATCCTCTTCTGGAGGCTGTCAAGGCGGTCCGCCAGTATGCCTCGAGTCCCGAGTTCAGCTCAGTGCCCGCCAAGATATCTGCGGAAGGCAGGAAAGCTCAGGAGCCAGTCATCCAAGCGGGTCGCGGTGTTATCGATGGCGTAGTGGAGATGGTTAAGGCAGCCAAATCGCTGGCCCTCTCCCCTGACAATCCACCTGTGTGGCAACAGCTCTCGATGCACTCCACCCCGGTTTCGGAGTCCGTAAAGCGATTGGTGGACAACATTCGCGACAAGGCGCCTGGACAGGCACAGTGCGAGCAGGTGCTCCACACCCTGGGCACATGCACCCGGGAGTTGGACAGTTGTGCCCTTGCTGTTAATGCTCAGGGTCTCAGTCAGCGGCGGGATAACAACTTGCACGGATTCAGTGGACAGACGATGAACTCTGCTTCCGAGCTGGTGGACAAACTGGAACCTATCCGTGTGGCTGGCAAGAACAATGCCGAACAACTAGGTCACGCTGTGGGTGAAATCTCGCGTTATGTGGTCCCCATGGTCAATGGAGCCATTGGCGCCTGCACCCACATTGTGCATAGCCAACAACAGATGTCTCTGATCCAGCAGACCCGTTCGGTGGTGGAAAGTGCCATCACTCTGGTGCAGTCGGCCAAGGATTCAGCTGGCAATCCCCGAGCCACTCATGCCCATCCCCGACTGGATGACGCTATCGATGGTACAAGGGAGGCCATTCAGGAGCTGCAGCAAACCGTGGAAAAGATCAATGCGGAGACGGGCATCGTGACGGGCTTGATGGAGCAGGTGAATCGTTCCATCACCCGATTGACCGACAAGCGTCAGTCCCTACTGAATGCCTCGTACTCGGACACCTTTGTGGACTACCAGACGCGCATGGTAGCGCGGGCCAAGGAGATCGCCAGTCTGGCCAACGAGATGAACGCTAAGAGCAGCGTGGAACCGGCGGCCTTACCGCAACTGGCCGTGGACATGACACAGCACTATCAGCAGTTGACTCAGGATTCGGTTGGTGCCAGCACCACCACTTCTTCGCCGGATGTGGCCATGCGTATTCGCACCACGGTTATTGATTTGGGTCGATCGGTCAGCTCGATGATTCAGTCGTCGGCGGGCGGTGCACGACCCAACGATGTGGGCGCCCAGAAGGACATAGCGCGCAATGCTCGCGAGGTGTCCGAGAAGGTGGCCCAGGTGTTGGCCGCTCTGCAGGCGGGTTCTCGTGGTACTCAAGCATGCATCAATGCAGCCCACACGGTGTCCGGCATCATCGGGGACTTGGATACAACCATTATGTTTGCCACCGCGGGCACTTTGCATTCGGATGGAGATGGAAGCTTTGCCGATCACCGCGAGCACATTCTTCAGACGGCAAAGGCTCTGGTGGAGGACACTAAGGTTTTGGTGACTGGAGCGGCTGGAACCCAGGATCAGTTGGCCAATGCAGCTCAGAACGCTGTGTCAACCATAA CACAACTGGCTGAGGCAGTAAAGCGAGGAGCCTGCTCGCTGGGATCTACCCAACCCGATTCCCAGGTGATGGTCATCAATGCCGTCAAGGATGTGGCTTCTGCCCTGGGCGATTTGATCAACTGCACTAAATTGGCCTCTGGCAAGTCCATCAACGATCCCTCCATGCAGGGTCTTAAGGAGAGCGCCAGG ACGCTTCAAGATGTTTGCCAAACAGCTGCCCACAATGGCCATTCAGAAACTAACCCACAGTCAGAAATGCGAAGTGGCAGCCACATCCTCCTCCTCGGCAGCAGCGGCATCGACATCATGGCCAACTGA